One region of Nitrospirota bacterium genomic DNA includes:
- a CDS encoding response regulator, which yields MQILVVDDEREIRDSVSEILRIAGYKVLTAADGEEARRCIETEKISMMLMDLCMPGMNGEELLMSLDKNPKRPPTLVITALAPWQLMHLMKAGIGYIRKPINSALLLGAVETVLRKEAAHES from the coding sequence ATGCAGATACTTGTAGTGGATGACGAAAGGGAGATTCGCGACTCCGTGAGTGAAATTCTCCGTATTGCAGGGTACAAGGTTCTGACAGCCGCCGACGGCGAAGAGGCGCGTAGGTGCATAGAAACCGAGAAGATAAGCATGATGCTCATGGACCTCTGCATGCCGGGCATGAACGGTGAGGAGCTCCTCATGAGCCTGGATAAGAACCCCAAAAGGCCTCCGACCCTGGTTATTACAGCCCTTGCGCCTTGGCAGCTCATGCATCTGATGAAGGCGGGCATCGGCTATATCCGCAAGCCCATCAACAGCGCCTTGCTGCTGGGAGCCGTGGAGACCGTCCTGAGGAAGGAGGCCGCACATGAGTCTTAG